A genomic segment from Epinephelus fuscoguttatus linkage group LG17, E.fuscoguttatus.final_Chr_v1 encodes:
- the polr2k gene encoding DNA-directed RNA polymerases I, II, and III subunit RPABC4, whose amino-acid sequence MDAQKDLQPPKQQPMIYICGECHTENEIKARDPIRCRECGYRIMYKKRTKRLVVFDAR is encoded by the exons ATGGATGCTCAGAAAGATTTGCAGCCGCCCAAACAGCAGCCTATGATCTACATATGTGGAG aatgtcacactgaaaatgaaattaagGCCCGTGATCCAATCCGATGCAGGGAGTGCGGTTACAGGATCATGTACAAGAAGAGAACAAAGAGAT TGGTCGTCTTTGACGCCAGATGA